A single genomic interval of Syntrophobacterales bacterium harbors:
- a CDS encoding lytic transglycosylase domain-containing protein translates to MNSKINKKPSQYSLLEIDTIEDGNPHVRMVADSRCPGATISPSSHSLWNLLLLCLPVLAAILLLALPARGYAQVPSKKPGSLEKRVYDIEKEVVRITAKTDIYTTDHLTDSLKLCEKKVSLSKDDNRERFEREFFQFLENKGLLVIITKRYLKFYSMISNEIQKAGMPPDLIYLAINESYLNPRAVSKANAAGLWQFIKETGKREGLYINEHLDDRYNIKKATRSALAHLKRLYAEFGDWFIAMAAYNAGAGRLREAIENQQTSDFFELSLPEETERYIFRIVAIKEIITDRERLGITLEEKDLYKPVIVTEISLELEQETHVNVLAKCADSPYRTFRNLNLHLRKYRLPKGTYAINVPYDKKEIFLRKLKNYPFVRVIGED, encoded by the coding sequence ATGAACTCAAAAATTAATAAAAAACCGTCCCAGTACAGTCTACTGGAGATTGACACAATTGAAGATGGGAATCCTCATGTCCGGATGGTGGCAGATTCTCGATGCCCCGGTGCCACAATAAGCCCATCCAGTCACTCCCTGTGGAACCTTCTCCTTCTTTGTCTACCGGTCTTGGCAGCCATTCTTCTTCTGGCCCTCCCGGCGCGGGGCTATGCACAGGTTCCCTCGAAAAAACCAGGTTCCCTCGAAAAAAGAGTTTACGACATTGAGAAGGAAGTAGTGCGCATCACAGCTAAAACCGACATCTACACAACTGACCACTTGACCGATTCATTGAAGCTTTGCGAAAAAAAGGTCTCCCTTAGTAAAGATGACAACAGAGAAAGGTTCGAGAGGGAGTTCTTTCAATTCCTCGAGAATAAAGGCCTTCTTGTCATAATTACAAAAAGGTACCTGAAATTTTACAGCATGATCAGCAACGAAATACAAAAGGCAGGAATGCCTCCCGATCTCATCTATCTTGCAATAAATGAAAGCTACCTCAATCCGAGAGCCGTTTCAAAAGCCAATGCTGCGGGCCTCTGGCAATTCATCAAAGAAACAGGAAAAAGAGAAGGCTTATATATTAACGAGCACTTGGATGATAGATACAACATCAAAAAAGCAACTCGTTCCGCCCTAGCCCATCTGAAAAGGCTTTACGCTGAATTCGGTGACTGGTTTATTGCCATGGCAGCATACAACGCAGGCGCAGGCCGGTTGAGAGAAGCCATAGAAAACCAACAAACCTCCGACTTCTTTGAGCTCTCTCTGCCTGAGGAGACAGAGAGGTACATCTTCCGAATTGTCGCTATTAAAGAGATCATCACAGACAGAGAGAGGTTGGGTATAACTCTCGAAGAAAAAGACCTTTACAAGCCCGTTATCGTGACCGAGATTTCTCTTGAGCTTGAGCAGGAGACTCATGTAAATGTCCTCGCAAAGTGTGCTGATTCTCCTTACCGCACCTTCCGTAACCTGAACCTTCATTTGCGGAAATACAGGCTCCCGAAAGGCACCTATGCCATAAACGTGCCTTACGATAAGAAGGAGATATTCCTCAGGAAACTTAAGAATTATCCCTTTGTTCGTGTGATAGGAGAGGATTAA
- a CDS encoding DUF502 domain-containing protein: protein MDITKHVKTKFLAGLFILIPVIITIYVIYVVVSSVDAMIYPVIQQVTWTITGMKFYIPGTGLLLFVLITYATGIFAANFVGNKILCLGEALLTRIPFVKSICNAVKDMTDTFSSQTKKAFKEVVLVDFPSKDTRAMGFITRRTSIDGLGTICSVFIPTTPNPTSGFLVMVPEQKLTFLRMTVDEALKYIISLGTSRIELR from the coding sequence ATGGACATCACGAAACATGTAAAAACAAAGTTCCTCGCCGGCCTTTTCATCCTTATTCCGGTCATTATAACCATATATGTTATCTATGTGGTCGTCTCGTCGGTGGACGCGATGATCTATCCTGTCATCCAACAAGTCACATGGACCATTACCGGCATGAAATTCTATATCCCGGGCACCGGGTTGTTACTGTTTGTCCTGATTACATACGCCACCGGCATCTTTGCCGCCAATTTCGTGGGGAATAAGATACTCTGCCTGGGCGAGGCACTTCTGACCCGAATACCTTTTGTCAAAAGCATATGCAACGCTGTGAAAGACATGACGGACACTTTTTCCTCCCAAACGAAGAAGGCCTTCAAGGAAGTGGTCCTCGTGGATTTCCCGTCTAAGGACACCCGCGCGATGGGCTTCATCACAAGACGGACCTCAATTGATGGACTCGGAACGATCTGTTCTGTCTTCATACCTACTACGCCCAACCCTACATCCGGATTTCTGGTCATGGTTCCGGAGCAGAAACTGACGTTTCTTCGGATGACGGTAGACGAAGCACTCAAATACATTATCTCGCTGGGAACTTCGCGAATTGAGCTGAGATGA
- the ftsY gene encoding signal recognition particle-docking protein FtsY, translating into MGFFEKIKNGLSKTRDQIRTRIEWAVKGKQIDEGDFEAIEEALILSDAGFETTEFLVDALKEKWKRGLIRNMEDIEPAMKQKVGELLRPVEKPISVDSQKPFVILTLGVNGVGKTTTIAKLAAIYQNCGKKVLLGACDTFRAAAVEQLEVWAERLGVDVVKHAEGSDPAAVAFDATKAAKARAADIVILDTAGRLHTKANLMEEMKKIKRVISKEVNGAPHEVLLVVDATTGQNTLAQVKTFNEVLEVTGIVVTKLDGTAKGGFILPIAHLMKMPIRYIGVGEKIDDLIPFSAEDFAEGLFSAK; encoded by the coding sequence ATGGGTTTCTTTGAGAAGATAAAAAACGGTCTTTCCAAAACAAGGGATCAGATACGGACAAGGATTGAGTGGGCCGTCAAAGGCAAGCAGATAGATGAAGGGGACTTTGAGGCTATTGAAGAAGCCCTGATTTTGTCTGATGCAGGATTCGAGACAACGGAGTTCCTAGTGGATGCACTGAAAGAGAAATGGAAACGTGGTCTTATAAGAAATATGGAAGATATAGAGCCTGCTATGAAACAGAAGGTTGGGGAACTCCTCAGGCCGGTAGAAAAGCCGATTTCAGTAGACTCCCAGAAACCTTTTGTTATACTGACCCTCGGGGTGAACGGAGTAGGCAAGACGACCACAATAGCAAAACTTGCCGCCATTTACCAGAACTGTGGAAAGAAGGTGCTCCTTGGCGCATGTGACACCTTCAGGGCGGCTGCCGTAGAACAGCTTGAAGTGTGGGCTGAGCGGCTGGGGGTAGATGTAGTGAAACACGCCGAAGGCTCCGACCCAGCTGCGGTCGCCTTTGACGCCACTAAAGCCGCGAAGGCAAGGGCGGCGGATATAGTAATACTGGATACCGCCGGCAGGCTCCACACAAAAGCAAATCTCATGGAAGAGATGAAGAAGATAAAGAGGGTCATTTCCAAAGAGGTCAATGGAGCACCTCATGAGGTCCTGCTCGTAGTGGATGCCACAACAGGACAAAACACCTTGGCTCAGGTCAAGACATTCAATGAAGTCCTCGAAGTCACCGGCATCGTAGTGACAAAGCTTGACGGAACCGCGAAAGGAGGCTTCATTCTACCCATCGCCCATCTCATGAAAATGCCTATACGGTATATTGGCGTCGGCGAGAAGATTGATGACCTTATTCCCTTCTCCGCCGAGGACTTCGCAGAGGGACTTTTCTCCGCCAAATAG
- a CDS encoding threonylcarbamoyl-AMP synthase, translating into MEILDGFKLLSIERAVEALRAGDTVAFPTETVYGLGADAMNAMAVAKIFEIKKRPHFDPLIIHIGEKDWIFRYAEAVPPKAALLIERFWPGPLTIILRKNSLVPDIVTAGLSTVGIRMPSHPVALNLIRLLGRPVAAPSANPFGYMSPTKASHVAEMFNDSPLIVLDGGNSSFGIESSIVSVTDSITRLHRHGAISLEDLSSVIMPLYEKVEDGSCESPGELPFHYAPHTPLKIISSSEEITNPRSSYLSFMKPSGQPMSRHVRTLSENGDLREAAAHFFSFLIELDRKDVDIIYADAVPETGLGRAIMERLYKASKRHLHIIH; encoded by the coding sequence GTGGAAATTCTAGATGGATTCAAACTTCTTTCAATAGAGCGCGCGGTTGAGGCGCTCCGAGCAGGAGATACAGTCGCATTTCCGACGGAGACGGTCTACGGCCTCGGGGCCGATGCCATGAATGCCATGGCGGTGGCAAAAATCTTCGAAATCAAAAAGAGGCCACACTTTGATCCGCTCATAATCCACATAGGTGAGAAAGACTGGATATTCCGATACGCTGAGGCCGTCCCTCCCAAGGCGGCCCTGCTCATTGAACGCTTCTGGCCAGGACCTCTCACAATTATTCTGAGAAAGAACAGTCTTGTCCCAGACATCGTAACCGCAGGCCTTTCTACAGTCGGTATACGCATGCCTTCCCATCCGGTCGCGCTCAACCTCATACGACTCCTAGGACGTCCAGTTGCGGCTCCCAGCGCAAACCCTTTCGGTTACATGAGTCCCACCAAGGCGTCCCATGTGGCCGAAATGTTCAATGACAGCCCCCTCATAGTACTCGACGGCGGGAACAGTTCCTTTGGCATAGAGTCCTCCATCGTCTCAGTTACGGACAGCATAACCCGCTTACACAGACATGGGGCAATTAGCCTTGAGGACCTCTCCTCAGTAATAATGCCGCTTTACGAGAAGGTCGAAGACGGGTCATGCGAGTCTCCGGGAGAACTCCCGTTTCATTATGCCCCCCACACTCCGCTCAAGATCATCAGTTCGTCCGAGGAGATCACCAATCCCAGATCCTCGTATCTCTCTTTCATGAAACCCTCCGGACAACCAATGTCCAGACATGTAAGGACGCTCTCAGAAAACGGCGACCTGAGGGAGGCCGCAGCCCACTTCTTTTCCTTCCTGATAGAATTGGACCGTAAAGACGTGGATATCATATATGCCGACGCGGTACCGGAAACTGGCCTCGGGAGGGCAATAATGGAAAGACTTTACAAAGCATCAAAAAGACACCTTCACATAATCCATTGA
- the acs gene encoding acetate--CoA ligase produces MAEEQKFYPPKEFVEQAYVDSREQYEKMWKQSVEDPETFWGDVASELFWYKKWIKVNREDFSKGEVEWFIGGKTNITYNCLDAQIKKGRGDKTAIIFQGEPEDDVVKLSYKEMLVAVSKFANVLKKKGVRKGDRIAIYLPMIYQLPIAMMACARIGAIHTIVFGGFSAEALRDRILDAGAKLLITANGYWRSGKHVSSKANADIACDLCSQQGHTVDKVIVVKRLAGFDVPMKEGRDSYFEDELAAPDISDVCTPEWLDAEDPLFILYTSGSTGKPKGVLHTTGGYMTYAYATFKYIFDYKDKDVFFCSADIGWVTGHSYIVYGPLTNGATSIVFESVPTYPNPDRFWQIIEKFKVSIFYTAPTAIRALMKDGEKWPQGRDMSALRLLGSVGEPINPEAWLWYHKYVGREKCPIVDTWWQTETGGILITPLPGAWPTKPGAATLPFFGVDAHTLKARSSGNQPWEDTEVNEQGELCIGRSWPGMMRGVFGEPERFFNTYFVQQPGFYFSGDGARRDEDGYFWLLGRVDDVVNVSGHRMGTAEVEAALNSFTTSVAESAVVGFPHDVKGEDLYAYVILKTGVEGSDALKKDLVAHVRKEIGPIASPGKIQFVSGLPKTRSGKIMRRILRKVAAGAIDELGDTTTLADPSIVDEIVKGRQ; encoded by the coding sequence ATGGCAGAAGAACAGAAGTTTTATCCACCGAAGGAGTTTGTCGAGCAGGCATATGTTGACAGCCGCGAACAGTATGAAAAAATGTGGAAACAGTCAGTCGAGGATCCGGAGACATTCTGGGGAGACGTAGCGTCGGAATTATTCTGGTATAAAAAATGGATCAAAGTAAACCGGGAAGATTTCTCTAAAGGTGAAGTGGAATGGTTCATTGGCGGGAAAACCAACATAACCTATAACTGCCTTGATGCTCAGATCAAGAAAGGCAGAGGCGATAAAACCGCTATTATATTCCAGGGCGAGCCCGAAGACGATGTGGTAAAACTGAGCTACAAAGAGATGTTGGTTGCAGTGTCGAAATTTGCAAACGTGCTGAAGAAAAAAGGCGTACGGAAAGGCGACAGGATTGCCATTTACCTCCCCATGATATACCAACTCCCGATCGCAATGATGGCATGCGCAAGGATCGGCGCAATCCATACAATCGTGTTCGGCGGTTTCTCCGCTGAAGCTCTTCGCGACAGAATCTTAGATGCCGGTGCAAAATTACTCATTACTGCTAACGGATACTGGCGTTCAGGCAAGCACGTGAGCTCCAAGGCAAATGCGGATATCGCATGCGACCTCTGCTCGCAGCAGGGTCACACTGTAGATAAAGTGATCGTGGTAAAGAGACTGGCAGGTTTTGACGTCCCAATGAAAGAGGGAAGAGATTCCTATTTTGAGGATGAGCTCGCGGCTCCCGACATCAGTGACGTGTGTACGCCTGAGTGGCTGGATGCGGAAGATCCCCTGTTTATTCTCTATACGTCTGGTTCTACGGGCAAACCGAAGGGTGTGCTCCATACCACCGGCGGATACATGACCTATGCCTACGCCACATTTAAATACATTTTCGACTATAAAGACAAAGACGTTTTCTTCTGTAGCGCCGACATTGGCTGGGTAACGGGCCATTCTTATATCGTCTACGGACCGCTCACCAACGGTGCAACCTCCATCGTCTTTGAGTCGGTTCCCACTTACCCGAACCCAGACAGGTTCTGGCAGATCATCGAGAAGTTCAAAGTCAGCATATTCTATACTGCGCCGACCGCGATCAGGGCCCTTATGAAAGACGGCGAGAAATGGCCACAGGGCAGAGATATGTCCGCACTGAGGCTCCTTGGCTCAGTTGGAGAGCCCATCAATCCTGAGGCGTGGCTCTGGTACCACAAGTATGTTGGCAGAGAGAAATGCCCCATCGTTGACACTTGGTGGCAGACAGAGACGGGCGGCATCCTCATTACTCCTCTTCCGGGTGCATGGCCCACGAAGCCAGGCGCAGCGACCCTCCCATTCTTCGGCGTCGATGCTCACACGTTGAAAGCACGGTCATCGGGCAATCAGCCTTGGGAAGACACGGAAGTAAACGAGCAGGGCGAGCTTTGCATCGGAAGGTCTTGGCCCGGCATGATGAGAGGCGTATTCGGCGAGCCTGAGAGATTCTTCAATACCTATTTTGTCCAGCAGCCCGGTTTCTACTTCTCCGGCGATGGCGCAAGAAGAGATGAGGATGGCTACTTCTGGCTCCTCGGGCGCGTTGATGACGTTGTGAACGTATCCGGTCACAGGATGGGCACGGCGGAAGTCGAGGCAGCACTTAACTCGTTCACGACGTCAGTTGCGGAGTCGGCAGTCGTCGGTTTCCCGCACGATGTAAAGGGTGAGGATCTTTATGCGTACGTTATTTTGAAAACTGGCGTGGAAGGCAGTGATGCCCTAAAGAAAGACCTAGTAGCCCACGTGAGAAAAGAGATCGGTCCTATCGCGTCTCCTGGCAAGATTCAGTTCGTATCAGGTCTGCCGAAGACAAGATCGGGCAAGATTATGAGAAGAATCCTGAGAAAGGTTGCCGCTGGCGCGATTGACGAGCTCGGCGACACCACGACTCTTGCCGATCCTTCAATTGTTGATGAGATCGTGAAAGGCAGACAGTAA